A single genomic interval of Rhizobium leguminosarum bv. trifolii WSM1325 harbors:
- a CDS encoding malonyl CoA-acyl carrier protein transacylase (TIGRFAM: malonyl CoA-acyl carrier protein transacylase~PFAM: Acyl transferase~KEGG: ret:RHE_CH01442 [acyl-carrier protein] S-malonyltransferase protein): MTIAFTFPGQGSQAVGMGKDLAENFAEARAVFQEVDEALGEKLSDVMFNGPEDTLTLTANAQPALMAVSIAVVRVLEAKGLDLKSKVAYVAGHSLGEYSALCAAGTFSLADTARLLRIRGNAMQAAVPVGVGAMAAIIGLEHADVAAVCEAAAAIGACQIANDNGGGQIVISGEKAAVEKAAGLATDKGAKRAILLPVSAPFHSTLMAPAAEAMREALATVAKSDPVVPVIANVRAAPVTGADEIASLLVEQVTGQVRWRETVEWFAGNGVTTLYELGSGKVLTGLARRIDKTINGISVNGPADIDAAVAALMA; this comes from the coding sequence ATGACCATTGCTTTCACTTTTCCCGGTCAGGGCAGTCAGGCCGTCGGTATGGGCAAGGATCTCGCCGAGAATTTTGCCGAAGCCCGCGCCGTTTTCCAAGAGGTCGATGAGGCACTCGGTGAAAAGCTTTCAGACGTCATGTTCAACGGTCCCGAGGATACGTTGACCTTGACGGCGAACGCCCAGCCGGCGCTGATGGCCGTCTCGATCGCCGTCGTCCGCGTTCTTGAAGCCAAAGGGTTGGATCTGAAGTCGAAGGTCGCTTACGTCGCCGGCCACTCGCTCGGCGAATATTCGGCACTTTGCGCCGCCGGCACCTTTTCGCTCGCCGACACCGCGCGGCTGCTGCGTATCCGCGGCAATGCCATGCAGGCGGCCGTTCCCGTCGGCGTCGGCGCCATGGCCGCGATCATCGGCCTCGAACATGCCGACGTCGCTGCCGTCTGTGAGGCAGCCGCCGCTATCGGTGCCTGCCAGATCGCCAACGACAATGGCGGCGGCCAGATCGTCATCTCAGGCGAGAAGGCAGCTGTTGAAAAGGCGGCCGGCCTTGCGACCGACAAGGGCGCCAAGCGCGCCATTCTGCTGCCGGTCTCCGCTCCGTTCCATTCGACGCTGATGGCGCCTGCCGCTGAGGCCATGCGCGAGGCGCTGGCAACGGTCGCCAAATCCGATCCGGTCGTGCCTGTCATCGCCAATGTCCGTGCCGCGCCGGTGACCGGCGCCGACGAGATCGCCAGCCTGCTGGTCGAGCAGGTGACCGGTCAGGTCCGCTGGCGTGAGACGGTGGAATGGTTCGCCGGAAACGGCGTCACGACGCTTTATGAACTCGGTTCCGGCAAGGTGCTGACCGGCCTTGCCCGCCGCATCGACAAGACGATCAACGGCATCTCCGTCAACGGTCCGGCGGATATCGACGCGGCCGTCGCCGCCCTCATGGCCTGA
- a CDS encoding ribosomal protein S18 (TIGRFAM: ribosomal protein S18~PFAM: ribosomal protein S18~KEGG: rpsR; ribosomal protein S18; K02963 small subunit ribosomal protein S18), whose protein sequence is MSETSSAPVRRPFHRRRKTCPFSGANAPRIDYKDVRLLQRYISERGKIVPSRITAVSQKKQRELAQAIKRARFLGLLPYVVA, encoded by the coding sequence ATGTCTGAAACTTCCTCCGCTCCGGTCCGCCGCCCGTTCCATCGCCGCCGCAAGACCTGCCCGTTCTCCGGCGCCAACGCACCGCGGATCGACTACAAGGACGTACGCCTGCTGCAGCGCTACATTTCTGAGCGCGGCAAGATCGTTCCGTCCCGCATCACGGCCGTTTCCCAGAAGAAGCAGCGCGAACTCGCTCAGGCGATCAAGCGCGCCCGTTTCCTCGGCCTGCTGCCCTACGTCGTCGCCTAA
- a CDS encoding acyl carrier protein (TIGRFAM: acyl carrier protein~PFAM: phosphopantetheine-binding~KEGG: rec:RHECIAT_CH0001512 acyl-carrier-protein), with translation MSDIAERVKKIVIDHLGVDADKVVESASFIDDLGADSLDTVELVMAFEEEFGVEIPDDAADSILTVGDAVKFIEKAQA, from the coding sequence ATGAGCGATATCGCAGAACGCGTAAAGAAAATTGTTATTGATCATCTTGGCGTTGATGCCGACAAGGTCGTCGAGAGCGCCAGCTTTATCGACGATCTGGGCGCTGACTCGCTCGACACGGTCGAACTTGTCATGGCTTTCGAAGAAGAATTCGGCGTTGAAATTCCTGACGACGCTGCCGACTCGATCCTGACGGTCGGCGATGCAGTGAAGTTCATTGAGAAGGCCCAGGCCTGA
- a CDS encoding 3-oxoacyl-(acyl-carrier-protein) reductase (TIGRFAM: 3-oxoacyl-(acyl-carrier-protein) reductase~PFAM: short-chain dehydrogenase/reductase SDR; KR domain protein; NAD-dependent epimerase/dehydratase~KEGG: rec:RHECIAT_CH0001511 3-oxoacyl-[acyl-carrier-protein] reductase protein): protein MFDLSGRKALVTGASGGIGEEIARLLHKQGAVVGLHGTRVEKLEALAADLGERVKIFPANLSDRDEVKALGQKAEADLEGVDILVNNAGITRDGLFVRMSDEDWDSVIEVNLTSTFRLTRELTHPMMRRRYGRIINITSVVGVTGNPGQANYCASKAGMIGFTKSLAQEIATRNVTVNCVAPGFIESAMTGKLNDKQKEAIMGAIPMKRMGTGGEVASAVAYLASSEAAYMTGQTLHVNGGMAMI, encoded by the coding sequence ATGTTCGATCTTTCCGGCCGCAAGGCTCTCGTCACCGGCGCATCGGGCGGTATCGGCGAGGAAATCGCCCGCCTTCTTCATAAGCAGGGCGCCGTCGTCGGCCTGCACGGCACCCGCGTCGAGAAACTGGAAGCGCTAGCCGCCGATCTCGGCGAGCGCGTCAAGATCTTCCCGGCCAACCTCTCCGACCGCGATGAGGTCAAGGCGCTCGGCCAGAAAGCCGAGGCCGACCTCGAAGGCGTCGACATCCTCGTCAACAATGCCGGCATCACCCGCGACGGCCTCTTCGTGCGCATGAGCGACGAGGACTGGGACAGCGTCATCGAAGTGAACCTGACGTCGACCTTCCGCCTGACGCGCGAATTGACGCATCCGATGATGCGCCGCCGCTATGGTCGCATCATCAACATCACCTCCGTCGTCGGCGTCACCGGCAATCCAGGCCAGGCCAATTACTGCGCCTCCAAGGCCGGCATGATCGGCTTCACCAAGTCTTTGGCGCAGGAAATTGCCACCCGCAACGTGACGGTCAATTGCGTCGCACCCGGCTTTATCGAGAGCGCCATGACCGGCAAGCTGAACGACAAGCAGAAGGAAGCGATCATGGGGGCGATCCCAATGAAGCGCATGGGCACGGGTGGCGAGGTGGCTTCGGCGGTTGCTTACCTTGCGTCCTCCGAGGCTGCCTATATGACGGGCCAGACGCTGCACGTAAACGGCGGCATGGCGATGATCTGA
- a CDS encoding ribosomal protein S6 (TIGRFAM: ribosomal protein S6~PFAM: ribosomal protein S6~KEGG: rpsF; ribosomal protein S6; K02990 small subunit ribosomal protein S6) has translation MALYEHVFLARQDISAQQVDALVEQYKGVIEANGGKVGRIENWGLKSLTYRIKKNRKAHYALMDIDAPAAAVQEMERQMRISEDVLRYMTIAVEKHEEGPSAMMQKRDRDDRPREGGRGPREGGFGDRDRGPRPPREGGFGDRDDRPRRPREDRV, from the coding sequence ATGGCTCTTTATGAACATGTATTCCTTGCCCGGCAGGATATTTCCGCTCAGCAGGTCGATGCCCTCGTAGAACAGTACAAGGGTGTGATCGAAGCGAATGGCGGTAAGGTCGGGCGTATCGAGAACTGGGGCCTCAAGTCCCTCACCTACCGCATCAAGAAGAACCGCAAGGCGCACTACGCCCTGATGGACATCGATGCACCGGCTGCTGCCGTCCAGGAAATGGAACGTCAGATGCGCATCAGCGAAGACGTTCTTCGCTACATGACGATCGCCGTCGAGAAGCATGAAGAAGGTCCGTCTGCCATGATGCAGAAGCGCGACCGTGACGACCGTCCGCGCGAAGGCGGCCGTGGCCCGCGTGAAGGCGGCTTCGGTGATCGTGACCGCGGCCCGCGTCCGCCGCGTGAAGGTGGCTTCGGCGACCGTGACGACCGTCCGCGCCGTCCGCGCGAAGACCGTGTATAA
- a CDS encoding hypothetical protein (KEGG: rec:RHECIAT_CH0001506 hypothetical protein), giving the protein MKRPNIKTLLIGALAGLTAALLVLGASMQPSFFSALLYTASALPILIVGLGWGNAAAVSAVVTAAALGAILISPSFALIMTMVTLLPAGWLSHLANLARPAAELGGPDHLLAWYPLSDILLHLCGLVTLAVIVIGVIIGYGPEITDPIVDLLITSLKQQQPEFMPDPAATAQTKSLILLMLPALQGGMWVSMLFAAYYFAVRIVAASGRGLRPREDIPSSLRMNRNSIFIFLAGLAACFFGGVPALVGATVIGAFGAGFMLSGFASLHFRTRGKDWRIPALILCYLASMLMLLPALLILVLGLSDTRKAIALTPTKDADAPKQSDTKI; this is encoded by the coding sequence TTGAAACGACCGAACATTAAAACGCTGCTGATCGGCGCACTCGCCGGATTGACCGCCGCCCTGCTGGTGCTGGGCGCGAGCATGCAGCCGTCGTTTTTCAGCGCGCTTCTTTATACGGCCTCGGCTCTGCCGATCCTGATCGTCGGGCTCGGCTGGGGCAATGCAGCCGCAGTCTCGGCCGTCGTCACCGCCGCGGCGCTGGGCGCGATCTTGATCTCGCCATCCTTCGCGCTGATCATGACGATGGTGACGCTGCTGCCGGCCGGTTGGCTCAGCCATCTCGCCAATCTGGCGCGTCCGGCCGCCGAACTCGGTGGGCCCGACCATCTGCTTGCCTGGTATCCGCTCTCCGATATCCTGCTGCATCTCTGCGGTCTGGTGACGCTCGCCGTCATCGTCATCGGTGTGATCATCGGCTACGGCCCGGAGATCACCGATCCGATCGTCGATCTGCTGATCACCTCGCTCAAGCAGCAGCAGCCGGAATTCATGCCCGATCCGGCAGCGACCGCGCAGACCAAGTCGCTGATCCTGCTGATGCTGCCGGCTTTGCAGGGCGGCATGTGGGTCAGCATGCTGTTTGCTGCCTATTATTTCGCCGTACGCATCGTTGCAGCCTCCGGCCGCGGCCTTCGTCCGCGCGAGGATATTCCCTCGTCGCTGCGGATGAACCGCAACTCGATCTTCATCTTCCTGGCCGGGCTTGCCGCCTGCTTTTTCGGCGGCGTTCCGGCGCTGGTCGGTGCGACCGTGATCGGCGCCTTCGGCGCCGGCTTCATGCTTTCCGGTTTCGCCTCGCTGCATTTCCGCACCCGCGGCAAGGACTGGCGCATACCGGCCCTCATCCTCTGCTATCTGGCCTCGATGCTCATGCTGCTGCCAGCTCTCCTCATCCTCGTCCTCGGTCTCAGCGATACGCGCAAGGCGATCGCACTGACCCCGACGAAAGATGCTGATGCCCCCAAACAATCCGATACGAAAATCTGA
- a CDS encoding aldo/keto reductase (PFAM: aldo/keto reductase~KEGG: rec:RHECIAT_CH0001509 putative oxidoreductase protein) — protein sequence MKYNSLGRTEISVSEICLGTMTWGSQNSEADAHAQMDYAVEKGVNFFDTAELYPTTPISAATQGWTEDYIGSWFKKTGKRGDIVLATKVAGRGRDYIRGGEGADAKNIRLALEASLARLKTDYVDLYQIHWPNRGHFHFRQNWSYNPFNQNRDEAVANMLDILETLGVLVKEGKIRAIGLSNETTWGIQKYLTLAEQKSLPRVACVQNEYNLLYRHFDLDLAELSHHEDVGLLAYSPLAGGILSGKYVDGGRPKGSRGSINHDIGGRLQPLQEPATKAYLEIAATYRLDPAAMALAFCLSRPFMASAIIGATSMEQLKIDIGAADITLSNEILAEIAKVHRQYPLTL from the coding sequence ATGAAGTACAATTCGCTAGGCCGCACCGAGATTTCCGTTTCAGAGATTTGCCTTGGCACCATGACCTGGGGTTCGCAGAACAGCGAAGCCGATGCTCATGCGCAGATGGACTACGCCGTCGAAAAGGGCGTCAATTTCTTCGATACGGCCGAACTTTATCCGACCACCCCGATTTCGGCCGCTACGCAGGGCTGGACGGAAGACTATATCGGCAGCTGGTTCAAGAAGACCGGCAAGCGCGGCGATATCGTGCTCGCCACCAAGGTCGCCGGCCGCGGCCGCGACTATATACGTGGTGGCGAAGGTGCCGATGCAAAGAATATCCGCCTGGCGCTCGAAGCCAGCCTGGCGCGGCTGAAGACGGATTACGTCGACCTCTACCAGATCCACTGGCCGAACCGCGGCCATTTCCATTTCCGTCAGAATTGGAGCTACAATCCCTTCAACCAGAACCGCGACGAGGCCGTCGCCAATATGCTCGACATCCTGGAAACGCTTGGCGTGCTGGTGAAGGAAGGCAAGATCCGCGCGATCGGCCTTTCCAACGAAACCACCTGGGGCATACAGAAATATCTGACGCTCGCCGAACAGAAGAGCCTGCCGCGGGTCGCCTGCGTCCAGAACGAATACAACTTGCTCTACCGCCATTTCGACCTCGATCTCGCCGAACTCTCGCATCATGAGGATGTCGGGCTGCTCGCCTATTCTCCGCTCGCCGGCGGCATCCTCTCCGGAAAATATGTCGATGGCGGCAGGCCGAAGGGTTCGCGCGGCTCGATCAACCACGATATCGGCGGTCGCCTGCAGCCGCTACAGGAGCCGGCGACCAAAGCCTATCTGGAGATCGCTGCAACATACCGCCTCGACCCGGCAGCAATGGCGCTCGCCTTCTGCCTTTCCAGGCCCTTCATGGCCTCGGCCATCATCGGCGCGACCTCGATGGAGCAGTTGAAAATCGATATCGGCGCGGCCGACATTACGCTTTCGAACGAGATCCTGGCGGAAATCGCCAAGGTGCACCGGCAGTATCCGCTGACGCTTTGA
- a CDS encoding 3-oxoacyl-(acyl-carrier-protein) synthase 2 (TIGRFAM: 3-oxoacyl-[acyl-carrier-protein] synthase 2~PFAM: Beta-ketoacyl synthase~KEGG: ret:RHE_CH01445 3-oxoacyl-(acyl carrier protein) synthase II), which produces MRRVVITGTGMVSPLGCGTEVTWSRLLAGQNGARLVTEFEVDDLPAKIACRIPIGDGTDGTFNVDQWMEPKEQRKVDPFIIYGMAAADMALADAGWHPETDEDQIATGVLIGSGIGGIEGIVEAGYTLRDKGPRRISPFFIPGRLINLVSGQVSIRHKLRGPNHSVVTACSTGAHAIGDAARLIALGDADVMVAGGTESPVSRISLAGFAACKALSTQHNDDPKKASRPYDRDRDGFVMGEGAGIVVLEELEHAKARGARIYAEIVGYGLSGDAYHITAPSEDGEGAGRCMAMALKRAGLTPADIDYINAHGTSTMADTIELGAVERLVGNAASKISMSSTKSATGHLLGAAGAIEAIFTTLAIRDNIAPPTLNLDNPERETAIDLVPHKAREREINVALSNSFGFGGTNASLVLRRYAQ; this is translated from the coding sequence ATGAGACGTGTCGTCATCACCGGTACCGGCATGGTATCACCCTTGGGATGCGGAACCGAGGTGACGTGGTCCCGGCTGCTTGCCGGTCAGAACGGCGCCCGCCTCGTCACCGAATTCGAGGTCGATGACCTTCCCGCCAAGATCGCCTGCCGTATTCCTATCGGTGACGGCACCGACGGCACCTTCAATGTCGATCAGTGGATGGAGCCGAAGGAGCAGCGCAAGGTCGATCCCTTCATCATCTACGGCATGGCCGCCGCCGACATGGCGCTTGCCGATGCCGGCTGGCATCCTGAAACCGATGAGGACCAGATCGCCACCGGCGTGCTGATCGGCTCCGGCATCGGCGGCATCGAAGGCATCGTCGAGGCGGGTTACACCCTGCGCGACAAGGGCCCGCGCCGTATCTCCCCTTTCTTCATTCCCGGCCGCCTGATCAACCTCGTCTCCGGCCAGGTCTCGATCCGCCACAAGCTGCGCGGACCCAATCATTCGGTCGTCACCGCCTGCTCGACGGGTGCGCATGCGATCGGCGATGCAGCGCGGCTGATTGCGCTGGGTGATGCCGACGTCATGGTCGCCGGCGGCACGGAATCCCCTGTCAGCCGCATTTCGCTTGCAGGTTTTGCCGCCTGCAAGGCGCTGTCGACCCAACACAATGACGACCCGAAGAAAGCGTCGCGCCCCTATGATCGCGACCGCGACGGCTTCGTCATGGGCGAGGGTGCCGGCATTGTCGTGCTTGAGGAACTGGAACATGCCAAGGCGCGCGGCGCCAGGATCTACGCCGAAATCGTCGGCTACGGCCTGTCGGGCGATGCCTATCACATCACCGCGCCGTCCGAAGACGGCGAGGGCGCCGGTCGCTGCATGGCGATGGCGCTGAAGCGCGCCGGGCTGACGCCGGCCGATATCGACTACATCAATGCCCACGGTACCTCGACCATGGCCGACACGATCGAACTCGGCGCCGTCGAGCGGCTGGTCGGCAATGCGGCGTCGAAGATCTCCATGTCCTCGACTAAGTCGGCGACAGGACACCTTCTCGGTGCTGCAGGCGCCATCGAGGCGATCTTCACCACGCTCGCCATTCGCGACAATATCGCGCCGCCGACGCTCAATCTCGACAATCCCGAACGTGAGACGGCGATCGACCTTGTCCCGCACAAGGCGCGTGAGCGGGAAATCAATGTGGCGCTGTCCAACTCGTTCGGATTCGGCGGCACGAACGCGTCGCTCGTACTGCGCCGTTACGCGCAATAA
- a CDS encoding alanine racemase (KEGG: alr; alanine racemase; K01775 alanine racemase~TIGRFAM: alanine racemase~PFAM: alanine racemase domain protein): MWFMSEFFDAPEDDNFASAGLRLTVDLTALTENWRDMARRSGAARASAVVKADAYGMGIEDAGEALYMAGARDFFVATVDEGVTLRLYAPEARIFVLSGIWPGTERRFFDNDLVPVISSDEQLAFWMAVLADYGDYPCALHVDTGFNRLGLHIDDAIALADDVSRPASFAPVLVMSHLACADDPTHAMNRQQLESFHRVSAAYEGIDSSLAASAGIFLGEDYHFDLTRPGIALYGGEAVSGMANPMRPVATAEARIIQVRSVAAGETVSYGRALQLRRESRLAIASAGYADGYMRSQSSGGVPLRQVVPQGGQGFIAGHKVPVAGRITMDLTIFDITDLPDNAVRAGDYVELFGKNMPVDDVARASGTIGYEILTSMGLRHERRYVAEE; encoded by the coding sequence ATGTGGTTCATGAGCGAATTTTTCGACGCCCCCGAAGATGACAACTTTGCCTCGGCAGGCCTGCGGCTGACCGTCGACCTGACCGCTTTGACGGAGAACTGGCGCGACATGGCGCGCCGCTCCGGTGCGGCGCGCGCCTCGGCGGTCGTCAAGGCAGATGCCTATGGCATGGGCATCGAGGATGCCGGCGAAGCGCTCTATATGGCCGGCGCGCGCGACTTCTTCGTCGCGACCGTCGACGAGGGCGTAACACTTCGCCTCTATGCGCCCGAGGCGCGCATCTTCGTGCTCTCAGGCATCTGGCCGGGCACCGAGCGGCGCTTCTTCGACAATGATCTGGTGCCGGTGATTTCCTCCGACGAGCAGCTCGCCTTCTGGATGGCGGTGCTTGCCGATTACGGCGACTACCCCTGCGCGCTGCATGTCGATACCGGCTTCAATCGGCTCGGACTGCATATTGACGATGCGATCGCGCTCGCCGACGACGTCTCGCGGCCGGCGAGCTTCGCGCCCGTGCTTGTCATGAGCCACCTTGCCTGCGCCGATGATCCCACCCATGCGATGAACCGGCAGCAGCTCGAATCATTCCACAGAGTTAGCGCCGCTTATGAAGGTATCGATTCAAGCCTTGCCGCCTCGGCCGGCATCTTTCTCGGTGAGGATTATCACTTCGACCTGACCCGCCCCGGCATTGCGCTCTATGGCGGTGAGGCCGTCAGCGGCATGGCGAACCCGATGCGGCCCGTCGCAACGGCGGAAGCGCGCATCATCCAGGTGCGCAGCGTCGCAGCCGGCGAGACCGTCAGCTATGGGCGGGCGCTGCAGCTTCGCCGTGAAAGCCGGCTGGCGATCGCCTCGGCCGGTTATGCCGACGGCTACATGCGCAGCCAGTCGAGCGGCGGCGTGCCGTTGAGGCAGGTGGTGCCGCAAGGCGGGCAAGGTTTCATCGCCGGACACAAGGTCCCGGTTGCCGGCCGGATCACCATGGACCTGACGATCTTCGATATCACCGACCTGCCTGACAACGCCGTGCGCGCCGGGGATTATGTCGAACTGTTCGGGAAGAACATGCCGGTGGACGATGTGGCGCGGGCATCCGGCACGATCGGATACGAGATCCTGACCAGCATGGGGCTCCGCCACGAGCGGCGCTACGTGGCCGAAGAATAG
- a CDS encoding replicative DNA helicase (KEGG: rec:RHECIAT_CH0001504 DNA helicase protein~TIGRFAM: replicative DNA helicase~PFAM: DnaB domain protein helicase domain protein~SMART: AAA ATPase) — MNDAARKIAAVAPSEQHYREAPNNIEAEQALLGAILMNNDAYYRVSDFLKPIHLYEPLHRKIFEVAGDIIRMGKIANPVTIKTFLKADEKVGDMTVSQYLASLVSNAVTVINAEDYGRAIYDLALRRALITIGEDVVNIAYDAPLDMPPQSQIEDTERRLFELAENGRYDGGFQAFNDAVALAIDMAAVAKERDGGLSGISTGIHSLDSKMGGLQRSDLIVLAGRPGMGKTSLATNIAYNIAAAYEGEVQSDGSMKAKNGGVVGFYSLEMSSEQLATRIISEQTEVSSSKIRRGDINDADFEKLVACSMMMQKVPLFIDQTGGISIAQLSARARRLKRQRGLDVLVVDYIQLMTGSGKSSDNRVQEITQITTGLKALGKELNVPIIALSQLSRQVESRDDKRPQLSDLRESGSIEQDADVVLFVFREEYYVKNSEPRDIHDPKYPEWEALFDKVKGTADVIIAKQRHGPTGTVKLAFQAEFTRFADLADPSFTQYEEH; from the coding sequence ATGAACGACGCCGCTCGAAAGATTGCAGCTGTTGCCCCGTCGGAGCAGCATTATCGCGAAGCACCCAACAATATCGAAGCCGAGCAAGCGCTTCTGGGTGCGATCCTGATGAACAACGACGCCTATTATCGGGTGTCGGACTTCCTGAAGCCGATCCATCTCTATGAACCGCTGCATCGGAAGATCTTCGAGGTTGCCGGCGATATCATCCGCATGGGCAAGATCGCCAATCCGGTGACGATCAAGACCTTCCTGAAAGCCGACGAGAAGGTCGGCGACATGACGGTTTCGCAATATCTGGCGAGCCTGGTCAGCAATGCCGTCACCGTCATCAATGCCGAGGATTACGGCCGGGCGATCTACGACCTGGCGCTGCGCCGGGCGCTGATTACCATCGGCGAGGACGTCGTCAACATCGCCTATGACGCGCCGCTCGACATGCCGCCGCAGTCGCAGATCGAGGATACCGAACGCCGCCTCTTCGAACTGGCGGAAAACGGCCGCTACGACGGCGGCTTCCAGGCCTTCAACGATGCGGTCGCGCTGGCGATCGACATGGCGGCCGTCGCCAAGGAACGTGACGGCGGGCTTTCCGGCATTTCCACCGGCATCCATTCGCTGGATTCCAAGATGGGCGGTTTGCAGCGGTCGGACTTGATCGTGCTTGCCGGACGCCCCGGCATGGGCAAGACCTCACTTGCTACAAACATCGCCTACAATATCGCCGCCGCCTACGAAGGCGAAGTCCAGTCGGACGGCAGCATGAAGGCGAAGAACGGCGGCGTCGTCGGTTTCTACTCGCTCGAAATGTCGTCGGAACAGCTCGCCACCCGTATCATCTCCGAGCAGACGGAAGTCTCCTCCTCGAAGATCCGCCGCGGCGACATCAACGATGCCGATTTCGAAAAGCTCGTCGCCTGCTCGATGATGATGCAGAAGGTGCCGCTCTTCATCGACCAGACCGGCGGCATCTCGATCGCCCAGCTTTCGGCCCGCGCGCGCCGTCTGAAGCGCCAGCGCGGCCTCGATGTGCTTGTGGTCGACTACATTCAGCTGATGACCGGCTCGGGCAAATCCAGCGACAACCGCGTGCAGGAAATCACCCAAATCACCACCGGCCTCAAGGCGCTCGGCAAGGAGCTCAACGTTCCGATCATCGCACTGTCGCAGCTCTCGCGTCAGGTCGAAAGCCGCGACGACAAGCGGCCGCAGCTGTCCGACCTTCGCGAATCCGGCTCGATCGAGCAGGACGCCGACGTCGTGCTCTTCGTGTTCCGCGAGGAATATTACGTCAAGAATTCGGAGCCGCGCGACATCCACGATCCGAAATATCCGGAATGGGAAGCACTGTTCGACAAGGTCAAGGGCACGGCCGACGTGATCATCGCCAAGCAGCGCCACGGGCCGACAGGCACGGTGAAGCTCGCCTTCCAGGCGGAATTCACGCGTTTTGCCGATCTCGCCGATCCCTCCTTCACACAATATGAAGAGCACTGA
- a CDS encoding ribosomal protein L9 (TIGRFAM: ribosomal protein L9~PFAM: ribosomal protein L9~KEGG: rec:RHECIAT_CH0001505 50S ribosomal protein L9) — MQVILLERISKLGQMGETVKVRDGFARNYLLPLGKALRANAANKTRFEAERATLEARNLERKSEAQTVADVLDGKSFIVVRSAGETGQLYGSVAARDVVDILGAEGFNIGRNQVHLNTPIKSIGLHKVELQLHAEVEIHVELNVARSADEAERQSKGEELTSVDAIYGVDEDALRPEDFFDPEADGVDEDEA, encoded by the coding sequence ATGCAAGTCATCCTTCTCGAACGCATTTCCAAGCTCGGCCAGATGGGCGAAACCGTAAAGGTTCGCGACGGCTTTGCCCGCAACTACCTGCTGCCGCTCGGCAAGGCGCTGCGCGCCAACGCCGCCAACAAGACCCGCTTCGAAGCCGAGCGCGCGACGCTCGAAGCCCGCAACCTCGAGCGCAAGTCGGAAGCCCAGACGGTCGCCGACGTTCTCGACGGCAAGTCCTTCATCGTCGTGCGCTCCGCCGGCGAAACCGGCCAGCTCTACGGTTCGGTTGCTGCCCGTGACGTCGTCGATATTCTCGGCGCCGAAGGCTTCAACATCGGCCGCAACCAGGTTCACCTCAACACGCCGATCAAGTCGATCGGCCTGCACAAGGTCGAGCTGCAGCTGCATGCCGAAGTCGAAATCCACGTCGAGCTGAACGTTGCCCGTTCTGCCGACGAGGCAGAGCGCCAGTCCAAGGGCGAAGAACTCACCTCGGTCGACGCGATCTACGGCGTCGACGAAGACGCGCTGCGTCCGGAAGACTTCTTCGATCCGGAAGCTGACGGCGTCGACGAAGACGAAGCATAA